A part of Vulcanisaeta moutnovskia 768-28 genomic DNA contains:
- a CDS encoding DEAD/DEAH box helicase, with protein sequence MSNFWLRYLHPRLADVIEEFGYLEPTPVQERAIPRVLSGVNVLITAPTGSGKTEAAMFPIMSKILSEGLAGGVAAIYITPARALNRDVNVRLREIANRLGITTAVRHGDTPESERRRQVREPPTILITTPETLQVILVMRSMRRALRNVKWIIIDELHELMNDERGAQLSIALERLVNIAGEYQRIGLSATIGNTELASQFLAGIGRQVEVVSVDVSREMEISVEYPEASEEDMGLAEELNTIPETAARLRRIAEIVSGHRATLIFTNTRDEAELLGHRLSRVIGDDAVGVYHGSLDREEREGLEEGLRNGRVRAVVTTSSLELGIDIGHVDAVIQYSSPRQVTKLIQRVGRSGHRLGRRAIGYVIARDTDDYLESLVIARKALNNELEREVEYHEKALDVLHHQIAGMVIEARIEGRTLTINGVLNTVRRAHPYRELTPEELMDVLRFMEGSRLVRANEDGTITPRRGLHRYYFENISMIPDQKHYRARDMITNRAIGELDEEFVETTEPETQIILAGRPWRIVSIDHEKREVVLEPLNQILNAVPTWIGEEIPVPTEVAQEVCRLRDELISTMTNGADPTTVLRNYPTDETPNPLIEESRQQAGTEITEFTNTINIEWRGRDSVIHACLGTKGNQALALYLAKYIGQRYRVAVTYVTDPYRVLITTPIGIPPQAITEALNQSPDYVDGELRDAIRSTRLYKYRFIHVARRFGVLPRESVDVNIERLTTALRDTVVDREVIREILTEKINPTPLKQLISKIREGRMNIKITKVEQYTPTAQHIINQASKYDTAIQGIPTTTILQLLKKRIEEREVTLLCLNCGWHTTTKVKYIPEQVKCPRCGMRQIAVLKHGEDPTRAYEITKKARRNQRLTKEEQEKWQELTQTALAVLQYGKKAIIALAAHGVGPTTAIRKVLPKAKTEQELYQQILEAERQYQKTKPFWNE encoded by the coding sequence ATGAGCAACTTCTGGCTCAGGTACCTACACCCAAGGCTTGCGGATGTGATTGAGGAGTTTGGTTACCTAGAGCCAACGCCGGTTCAGGAGAGGGCGATACCCAGGGTGCTCAGCGGTGTCAATGTCCTAATCACAGCGCCCACGGGCAGCGGCAAGACCGAGGCCGCCATGTTCCCAATAATGAGCAAGATACTGAGTGAGGGCTTAGCGGGTGGTGTTGCGGCGATTTATATAACGCCGGCAAGGGCGCTCAATAGGGACGTGAACGTTAGGCTAAGGGAGATAGCCAATAGGCTGGGCATAACCACAGCCGTTAGGCACGGTGATACACCGGAGAGTGAGCGTAGGAGGCAGGTTAGGGAGCCCCCCACGATACTCATAACCACACCCGAGACACTGCAGGTAATCCTAGTAATGAGGAGCATGAGGAGAGCCCTAAGGAATGTGAAGTGGATAATCATTGACGAACTACACGAATTAATGAACGATGAGAGGGGTGCCCAGCTATCCATAGCCCTGGAGAGACTCGTGAACATAGCCGGTGAGTACCAGAGGATTGGGCTCTCCGCAACCATTGGAAACACCGAACTAGCCAGTCAATTCCTAGCCGGCATAGGTAGGCAAGTGGAGGTGGTGAGTGTGGACGTGAGTAGGGAGATGGAGATAAGCGTGGAGTACCCCGAGGCATCCGAGGAGGATATGGGCTTAGCTGAGGAGTTAAATACCATACCCGAAACCGCCGCGAGACTCAGGAGAATCGCTGAAATAGTAAGCGGGCATAGGGCAACCCTGATATTCACGAACACGAGGGACGAGGCAGAACTACTGGGGCATAGACTCAGTAGAGTGATTGGTGATGACGCGGTCGGTGTCTACCACGGATCACTGGACAGGGAGGAGAGGGAGGGTCTCGAGGAGGGCCTGAGGAATGGTAGGGTCAGGGCGGTGGTCACCACGTCAAGCCTTGAGCTGGGCATCGATATTGGGCACGTAGATGCCGTAATACAGTACTCAAGCCCGAGGCAAGTCACAAAGCTAATCCAGAGGGTCGGCAGGAGCGGGCATAGACTTGGCAGGAGAGCCATTGGTTACGTAATTGCGAGGGACACCGACGATTACCTTGAATCCCTCGTAATCGCCAGGAAAGCCCTAAACAACGAGTTAGAGAGGGAGGTTGAATACCACGAGAAAGCTCTCGACGTGCTCCACCACCAGATCGCGGGCATGGTGATTGAAGCTAGGATCGAGGGCAGGACATTAACGATTAATGGCGTCCTAAACACAGTGAGGAGGGCACACCCATACAGGGAGTTAACGCCTGAGGAGCTCATGGATGTCTTGAGGTTCATGGAGGGTAGCAGGCTCGTCAGGGCTAATGAGGACGGAACAATAACACCGAGGAGGGGGCTCCACAGGTACTACTTCGAGAACATATCCATGATACCAGACCAAAAACACTACAGGGCCAGAGACATGATCACAAACAGGGCAATTGGGGAGTTGGATGAGGAGTTCGTGGAGACCACAGAGCCAGAGACACAGATAATACTTGCGGGCAGGCCCTGGAGAATAGTCAGTATAGACCACGAAAAGAGGGAGGTAGTCCTAGAACCACTGAATCAAATCCTAAACGCAGTACCCACCTGGATCGGCGAGGAAATACCAGTACCAACCGAGGTAGCCCAGGAAGTATGCAGACTAAGGGATGAGTTAATAAGTACCATGACAAACGGTGCAGACCCAACCACGGTACTGAGAAACTACCCAACAGACGAAACCCCCAACCCACTCATCGAGGAGTCAAGACAGCAGGCAGGTACCGAGATCACGGAGTTCACCAACACCATAAACATTGAGTGGAGGGGTAGGGATTCCGTGATCCACGCATGCCTAGGCACCAAGGGAAACCAGGCACTAGCCCTATACCTGGCCAAGTACATTGGGCAGAGGTATAGGGTTGCCGTGACCTACGTGACCGACCCATACAGGGTACTCATAACAACACCAATAGGCATACCGCCCCAGGCAATCACCGAGGCCCTAAACCAAAGCCCGGACTACGTTGATGGGGAATTGAGAGATGCCATAAGAAGCACGAGACTGTATAAGTACAGGTTCATACACGTGGCGAGGAGATTTGGGGTGCTGCCGAGAGAATCCGTGGACGTGAACATCGAGAGACTAACCACGGCTCTTAGGGACACGGTTGTAGACAGGGAGGTCATCAGGGAAATACTAACCGAAAAAATAAACCCAACACCACTCAAGCAATTGATAAGCAAAATCAGGGAGGGGAGGATGAACATAAAGATCACTAAAGTCGAACAATACACACCAACAGCCCAACACATAATAAACCAAGCAAGCAAATACGACACCGCAATCCAGGGAATACCAACAACCACAATCCTACAACTACTAAAGAAGAGAATCGAGGAAAGAGAAGTAACACTACTATGCCTAAACTGCGGGTGGCACACCACAACCAAGGTCAAGTACATACCAGAACAAGTCAAATGCCCAAGGTGCGGCATGAGACAAATAGCCGTGCTAAAGCACGGAGAAGACCCAACAAGAGCATACGAAATAACCAAGAAAGCCAGGAGAAACCAAAGACTAACAAAGGAGGAACAGGAAAAATGGCAAGAACTAACACAAACAGCTCTAGCAGTCCTACAATACGGCAAAAAAGCCATAATAGCCCTAGCAGCACACGGAGTAGGACCAACAACAGCAATACGAAAGGTCCTACCAAAAGCAAAGACAGAACAGGAACTCTACCAACAAATACTAGAGGCAGAACGACAATACCAAAAAACAAAACCCTTCTGGAACGAATAA
- a CDS encoding ParA family protein, whose translation MTIITVTSGNVGGVGKTTITLALLMNTKNMAYIDLSPDNRSLSLLLGLNPRTDIIDSVRGGKYMMYVRDGNAIIPIRHREYLELRQISEIAPKEVQRMLKALEKTLISNYGVENLIIDTMSTINLGLTRGTIETADKLLIPLIKERAELIRRSIPSVSVKYVIYAMNMVRESIKSSDTAAVIPYIEGANNQLEVADRIRNYVKNLIKAILE comes from the coding sequence ATGACAATAATAACAGTAACAAGTGGCAACGTAGGCGGTGTAGGGAAGACAACAATAACCCTAGCCCTACTAATGAATACGAAGAACATGGCCTACATAGACCTAAGCCCAGACAACCGCTCCCTATCCCTACTCCTCGGCCTAAACCCAAGGACGGACATAATAGACAGTGTACGTGGCGGTAAGTACATGATGTATGTGAGGGATGGGAACGCAATCATACCAATAAGACATAGGGAATACCTAGAGTTAAGGCAGATTAGTGAAATAGCGCCAAAAGAGGTGCAAAGAATGCTGAAGGCTCTAGAGAAAACACTAATCAGTAATTATGGGGTTGAGAACCTCATAATAGATACAATGAGCACGATAAACCTAGGATTAACAAGAGGCACCATAGAAACCGCAGACAAACTATTAATACCATTAATTAAAGAAAGAGCCGAATTAATAAGGAGATCCATACCTAGTGTAAGCGTTAAGTATGTTATCTACGCAATGAACATGGTTAGGGAAAGCATAAAGTCAAGCGATACAGCCGCAGTAATACCATACATAGAAGGAGCAAACAACCAACTCGAGGTTGCTGATAGAATTAGAAACTATGTAAAGAATTTAATAAAGGCTATTCTTGAATAG